The genomic interval TTAGACTTGCGTTGGAATATTTTATggtattaacaaaattaaactcTACTTCATAATATTGCAtcagaaatgaatttttagacAATCATTTTGCAGATCCCCAATGGACAATGGACCCCATAGATGGTCACCTAATATCACTGCATGTCTCGATGATTAGGAGAGATTTAGGAATACATTTTGATCTTCCCCACAAAAAAATCCGAGCACCACAAATGCCAGACTTTTTAGAAGAATCCATAAGAGTTTGAAAGTTGGAGACATCCAGTtcaaaaatttactataaataattcaatttcttgATAGTTCCTTTCAGTACTTCCCAAGAATTGTGAATGGTCTACATCTATTTTCTAGAATGGGTAGAATGCCTGTGTGCTTTATGTTTAGGTCATAAAGTGTTAAGTATACTTTGATATCGTGGACAATTCTGGCTATATATTGTTTTTAGCATTTAcgtatttttatacattttgcaCTGATCTTACCGGAAAACAAAATATAGGTAGTGAAAACATTAATGTgaattcaagttttttatattagtttctattatttttttattatttattaaatacaatACCATTtgacaaattaaaattatactcGTAATAATATCTTCTTGACAGTGTAATTTCACcactgaatattaaaataattattaattttcacaaTCAGatcttaatttttataacaagcTTATATTAGCTTCATCTATATGTGGGTTTGTCCATTGAATTAAGTGCAAGTggcttatttaataaaaaagtcgTTCGTCAGAGAATTCGAACCTACGATCTTCGTGTTGAGAAACTAATAAGGGAAAAATAGATATAGCTTAATAAAGTTAagttataaatagttttttttttaataagcttTAAACagtaatgaatgaaaaatactagtatCATCGTGAAAACACCGTCGGGTACTCGATGTACGAGAAATATGAAACAAAGCGCCTCTCCCTTTTTTTTCAtaagaattttttgttaactttCAGTTTGATGTAATTTAGAAGCGCGGTATTTAGCtctttttaaactatatttattgttatggcaattaatatttttttttaatttttgaacaaaatttttgttttatcacacaaaatatttttaactataaaaatattcttccaACATCAACAGAAGTATGCGTATTTAAATGATTCCAGATGTTTGAcaaatttgtgatatttattcTACCATTTGAAAACCTTTGCATGACTATATGACTTTAACAGTACCAcctaaaacaattttcaataaacgttCACATTGTTGTACAACAGAAATTGAATCTAATAAACATTGAATCAGTTGAATAATTTTAGTATACTCATCTATAAACTtaggttttttcaataaacttttagATGCAATGATAGATAAAAAATCCGGGAATCGttctttatatatttggatTCGTAAGGGGGTTCTGACTCAACTTTTATTTACatccaaaattgaaaaatagaatatattgaaatcTACTCCTGCTTTAAATATTCACTACAACATCTGTGATGACAAGAACTTATATTTATGTCACTCTATCTAGACCAAAGAAAATCATGTTTTCACTAAAAACTTGATCAATGTGTAGACTATTGGATTTCTCCCGTTATTTCGTACAGATAAAGTTTTTAGCAATAAACtttgattgaattgaatataCACAATAATGTACAGAAACGGagaatttgagtttttatatttggaattatattttaataaatgtgtAATTTTTTCGTAAAGTACTTCAATGAAGTAATGTTGGTGACAAATATTCTCTAAAAACTCGGGAAAGATCCAATGTCAAATCATACAGACCTATCATTCCTCTGCCCACTCTATTGAAAGTTCGAGAAGCTCTTCCttcaaagaataaaatcaaaactagaTACAAGAAATCTTCATTCCCAACCATCAGTTTGGCTTGCCACCATGCAAAAGATTTTGCTCTGCAGCTTTCATTGATGCCTCATAGTTTCGACAAGGATTGACAGGAAGTTCTGCTGCACAAAATGAATATAAACTTaccatacattttttttttaatgaaatataggGAATCACACTCATTTGATACCGATAGAATATTGGGACCACAAGGCAGCGTGCTAGGACCAAGTGTATATCTGCTTTACATATCTGAACTCTACAACAGTCGTCACTACTCTAGCCACGTTTTCAGATCATACAACCTCCTAAAAAAAGCTAACGCACTCTGACAAAATCGGTAAACGGACGAAAAGCAAATACCTCCAAATTGACTCTTGTGACATTCACCTTTAAGGAAAATACTTGACCTATCGTTACAATGAACAACTATCCATTACTCCAAAAAGAAGATGGTAAATACATCGGTATCTATCTAGACAGACACCTAACCATTAAACACAGGACAAAAGAAATTATAACTTTGCTAACTAAGTACTTCAAAGAGAATTCAAAATTCCaacaattatattattgaagaatatgtctgcatttttaaatataagtgGATTTTAGTAAACACTATAGTTGAAAGATGTTGAATTTCATTTGGAGACTCTAAAATCATACAAAAACGACCAAAAAATCACtgtcttgaaaatatttcaaaaacgataaaaaaggttcaaacaaaaaaatgtggGGAGGGGgttaaaatattccaaaaaattgttttacgtCACTTTTATCATATTTGCAATAGAAATCGAGATATGTGCAATGAAGGATCAAAACTTATTGCTAGGCCGTACGGCACATTAAGAAGTATGATCTACAAAATCCCCCAAATGATCTCGACATATAAGTAAGTGAACAAGCAACGTATGTTCTGGCACGGAACAGAGGGCTCATCATTAGGGGTTTTTgggaaatcaataataattactaCGTTCGGCTTTGTACATCTGATAACTCTGCTCGGTATCGACTCGGCAATCCACTACACGCTTTACGTTCggttatataaatttttgatcaCACTGAGTAAGATTTcagatttgttttgacttttgacatttcataGCTTATCAATTAGCAATTTTATTCGAcagttgtttatattttttgtacttacGTTGTgtactgtatatataaaataaatagtcttATCCGTATTACATAAGAGTTGGTGTTACTAAGGTTAGCAGAGCAATATGAGCagacagaaaaaacaataactggaaaAGTAAATGTCATGTTACAAAATTTTCCGCTATGCTAGTTTTTTGGGAATTGGCTGTTCTGTTaactttagaaaaaagttaGCAGAGTCATGCAAGTTAAATGtgcaaaataaatagataattgGTGTAGAACGCTTCAATAATTGAATGCTAACTCATTACTTAGTTATTCAacgatgaaaaaattttcctattGGGCTTGACGAAAAAATGACATCCGAATTTTTTCAGCAGTATAAACTCGTGTGCCCTCCTTAGATCCTGTATAATAACTAATGTTAACTAAATGTGACGGAgacgaaaaaatgatttttccgaGATTTCTCATCAGAAGGCTATCATATGTGAAGAATTATAGATTCGTGTGCCCTCCTTAGAGTCTGTATAATCAAGTGCTCGACTAATGTTAATCAAATGCTgcgaaaaaaatgaattattcgaTACGTCACGCAGAAAATGACTTTTTCCCCAGTTTTCTCAGCAGAGCTATTTTTATGCTTGAGTTGAGAAAATCTTTTTCTCCCATCTAtcgaaagaaataattttcagcAAATTTTCCTGGATGAATGCTTTTGATTCTGTGATTATGAAACTAATCTGCCTAATTATGAACCTAATTGAGCCTAAATAGGAAATGAGTGCCGTATATAAGGTCCGGTGCAAACAAAAATAGCCCTCTATTTTTTAAGACTTTAGTTTTAACTAACACTCCATTAAGCTTTCTTTGATCTTTCTTTCATCAATGTTTTATAGTAAACTAATAAACTGGGAGAGCAGGCATATGTCCCAGAATGTTTCTTTTCTTtgcttctcttcttcttcttattttaagactgtgtcttgtgttttcaaagaggcatcctaagttgtgactgcgaggaccagctctcataccagcgctttggtggtcttccaggcggtctacttgtattgggtctctcttcctttgcgattttcgccagtcgatcgttgttcattctattgacatgatctctccatgctcttcttctagttctggcccatctcactatatccggaacgtcacacattcttctgatttcattgctccttattctgtctcttagtgttttccctgtgattgagcgtaatgtcttcatctcggttgttctaagaatccgtttagtagttgcagtctccgccctcgtttctatggcgtatgtcatttctggtctgacacaagttttatatatccgtgttttgctttcgatacttaaaaatttattcctccatctcacggttcgaaggaatcctgatatcctagatgctgctgttgtttgcgttttgacttcttgtttcaagttcctattgctcgtgatgttaacccctaaatatttaaaagacataacctgttctacacttttattataaattgccagtttgcatcttcttggttctctcgctattgtcaaggattgtgtcttttgtttcgatatgatcatattgaattctcctgcaactgtttcaaatctgtgtagcagtttttgcagattatcctcatcttcagatatcacaaccgcgtcatcagcgtagcaaactatcttaaactcatgttttcccattctgtatcctctgcctgccgttttgacttcttttatgatttcgtccattataatgttgaagagtattgggctgagactatctccttgtctgatccctgttgatactggcattttactggagagttcgttgtttactcttacatatgtgctatttccgttgttcatgtcccgaatgatgtctattgtcctttggtttacgcctcgtttttttagtagctcaatgacgtcatgtaatctcactctgtcaaatgcttttgttaagtctatgaaccacataaacgcggttttattgtactctatggccttttcggcaatctgtcttaagatgaatatagcgtctatcgttgatctattttttctaaatccctgttgttcttcgctcatgccgctacttgagatttcttctgcaataatttttgttagtaattttgaagtcgtgcttaggaggctgatccctctataattatttggatctttcttttccccttttttaaagacggggatcgttatgcttattttccattcctctggtacttttctctggtcgtatatcttgttgaacatgacatgcatttggtctattaattcattgccaccatatttaagaagctcgttattaatgttatccagccctggtgatttcctatttttcatcttgcgcattgttgcttcaattttgtcttttgatattaattgttgttggatgtcttctccttcctcagatatattttcttgtttctgttctgTGGATTGGCTTGTTATTATGTCACCGTAGAGTTCATGGAAATACCTTTCCCATTCTTTTAACGTTATTGTTTTCGTGTGGATGTATTCATTGATTGGTCTTTTGATGTTCCTTATCATATTCCAGATCTTTTTTTTGTCCCCCATATAAGTCGTTTTCCATGTCTGATGAGTATTTCTCCCAGAATTGTCTCTTAATCgtttgtatttccatatttgtccTATTCCTTACGACTTTGTAATCAGCATATGTAATTGTTTGACTTCTATATTGAAGATAtgctttccttttttcttccGCAAGTGATTTGATTTCGTGTGTGAACCATGGTTTCGTGTTGGGTTTTCCGTTTAGGTTCACCTTTAGTTTGCCTAATGCCTCTTCTGCAGCTGTCCTTATATTAGTACTTAATCTTTTCCATGCTAGTTCTACAGTATCATCTTTCAAgatcttgttttcatttattgcctTCCTTAGTCTTTGCTGGTAGAGGTATTTTGTGGTATCATCGCTAAGGCTTTCTATGTTCAGCTTTTCTGTCACTTTCGGTTTGTTCTGGGTTTTCCTTTGTACGCAGTTCCGCATTATGGCTAGCACCATATGGTGGTTAGTCCCTGTGTTTACTGAGGTTAATGTTCTgacatctaatatttttgagggatgaatatttctgtttgtaataATGTAGTCTATAATCGATTTATGTCCTCTTGTGTTCTCGAACGTATACTTGTGCTGTTGTTTATGGGGATAAAGCGTGTTGTTAATGCGTAGTTCATTATATGCACAGAATTGTATGAGTTGTTCTTCATTGCTGTTGAGTGTTTCTTCGTTAAACCGATTCTTAATTCCACTAATAACCTCGTTACCAATCCTTCCATTAAAATCTCCCAGTATCATAATTTCGTCTTGCTTCGGTATCTTATCCATGGTGATCTGCATTTCATCATAGAATGAGTCTGTTTCTTCTTGACTTTTACTCGTATCAGGAGCATACACGCTTAATATATGGGTTTTAGTTGTTTCTgtaaatttaaacgtggttTGTAGCAGTCTGTCGCTTATATACTTTATGTCTAATTATGTTTTTGTCATATTTCTCGTGCACTAATAGGTCTACTCCCGATGCTGCTCTTTCATCTTTTGGTTTCCCATTATATATCAATGTATACTCCGCGATTCTAAAGTTGCCAGCTCCTTTCTTTTTCGTCTCAGACAAGGCACATATgtctattttatgtttcttaagcTTTATTATAGTTTCTTGGTCTTTGTTAGCAATTGATGTAACATTCCAGGTGGCTATTCGCAATTGTTGTCGcttccaaaatcgttttttccttAACTTTGCCGGGTCGTTATAAGTTTTATCAGTCCTATCCGGCAGCATGGTTGTTGAGCTACTCACTCCGCCCAATGGCCATACTGGCAGAGTTTCTTTGCTTCTCAAATCATCCAATTCGGTCCATTTGGTCGAAGCGCGTGGACATATAGATAATGTCCGTTTACTATAGGCCGCTTTGCATGGGTTCTAATCTACATCCCGATTGGTATATGAGGTGACAGCTCCCGCCATTTGGTAATTTACTTTCTGTTCTTGGAACCGAATTTCAAATGATGCCGGGATTACTTTTAAAGATACTCTTGGCTTTTAATCGTTATATTCTACCtcagagaaaatataaatggtCCGAAAAATTAAAGGAATTTAATGTCTATTCGTATCGAGACCAGAAAAGTGGAATTTACGGGCACGaagagaaatttaaaataaaaattataaaacattttggtaaCGATCAGATTATTTCGATAACTTTGCACTCAACGAAATAGTCGCTGTTACGCCCTCTACACGTAATGTACTATTACCAACATCTAAtgcaattaaaatttaaaaacgcCGACAAACAAAAATGTGGCTGTATGCTTGAATTTTAAGGCATGTCAATTTTTACTACTGATTTGCAATtgcaaataaatattgaaaagtgCGGTTTTCCATGACCCCTTAAGTTTATAATGGAGATATGGAGTGATTAATGTTGGAGATGTTCTCTTAAACGTAAAAagttaactatatttttaattatagtaagccaaaaacaaaaattagttagaaagaAACACTGTTGCGCACAAAGTCAAAACAAAAAAGGCCGACTAGGAAATTTTGAGAATGTTTAGTGCTCCTGAGACAAAGTTTTTGTGGTGTGAGAAATCTACTATCGAGTTATAGTAATTCTTGTTACCGCCCTTGGCAGATTTTTATTCATCGTGAATTCACGCATGTTCTTTCGGCCTTTTTTTACCGTGAATTCACGGTGTATTTTCACCAAAATTCACGTGGTATATGTACAGCCTATAAATGGGAcactatcgattttttatgatttaaaatttcaaataattaaaaataattttttttagttttattatttttttctctattattttattttataaaataattatatcgttacatattttttttggtaaaaagcTACGTTCATTTCATCGTGAATTTACGCGAGAATACACCAAATCATGAGAAAATACATTGTGGATGCACGAGTTCGCGGTGAAAAATTAGTCGACTGTCCACGTCTGAATTCACcgttaattttcattgaattctCGTAGATATTTTGTCTGTCGTGAATTCACGGTGGATTTGAATCTCACTCGGAAAATAAATTTCTGCCCCGACAAAAAATACCTTTTTCAACGCActcataaaaaagaaaactgagGGGTATAGATGCAAAACACATTCTccaatttttgaacaatcacAGAGCTTGACGCCACCAAAGCGTCATGGGATTGCTGATCTTGTTTACTAAAGTTGACGCTATCTAATTAAACTTTGAAAGTGTGTTgaatttaattcataataaaagtgataaataCTGAGTAAATGTGAAAATGGAAGAACTAGTGCAACCATCAACATCTGGGAACAAGGAAAAAGCCAAGGACAATAGAGAAATGGaaacgaagtaaagctaaaGTAGCAAGGTTAGTAATCTGGAAGGCTTAACTTAATTCATTATTAACACTATCTTATAAAAGTAGGTTTTTGAAGTCAAAACATTATTGGGTATCTTCATGCTCATTAAAAATGACttatttaaacaaacaaaaattaatttcaacaatgttAAAAGCAATCTTATCTTATTGCTTGTAGGCtagtaaattgtaaataatgcATAGGTTGTAAAAAAGGGCAATAATTTCTAAACAACTAGAcccaacaaaaatattattagccCTCTATAAATAAAagctaataatatttttctctttcagGTAAACACTCAAAGGTCCACCCAAGTTTCCAATTTGCTGCCACAACACAAAAAAATACAGTGTTCAACGGTCCCACTCCAAGATGTTAGAAGATTTCACCAAAACTTTATTTTCAGAGGAATAAAATTAATCAGGATAACTTTATCCTTAAAATTTACCTCCTCTGAACTAATTAGAAGAATACGTTCAACTATTTTTccgaaacaaatatttcatacattcaAAGGACCAAGGCAAGCCAATGATTTCAGTTTGCTTAAACACTTTCTTCCGAACTCTTGATATTTCAAGATTTCGAGTTAATGGAGTCTGACCCAGTTCAGAGAAACGGGACAGCTTTGTAAGGAGGATAGAGGGGGTGATAAGGTTTCTGTAAAAAATCAgccaaaaacagaaaatattggaGTTTATTAACTCATTCAAATGTTTTGAATCACATTACTGTACTAAAACACGCAGGAAGAAGGAATCTTCCTGCTGAATtaagtattgaaaaatgtgGAGAATGTACAACAAGTGCACTTACCGACGACGAAGATAATCTGAAAGTCACACACTGGTactttagaaacatttttaatacaaattacaaTCTCGCATTTGAATCACCACGAGTTGATGTTAAAACGAATACCAAAAAGCTGAACTCTTCTTCCCTATCACCATCCACAGCTTCCTACCCTCTGATAGAGTATttgtatttatagaaaaatcaatcAAGATGAAAGATGTCATTTACAAGTCTTCTGAGTACATTGATATCATTAATGAACATGCAACGGTAGTTAAAGTTGGAGCGGAATGTGAAGTTTTTGACTGGAAgaaggaaaaaagaaatttttcaagGCACCGGGTCAGTTTCACTTTCAGTTTAGAGCTTGCAGAAGAATAGTTGTGacaagaacatttaaaaaaacattcttGTCAAAGGGGGGAAGCACTACGGCGTCTAATGGCGGGACAATCAGGATTTCGTTTGctataaaaacattattgatCAGGCCATTGACAATGAGGACGAAGAACTGGTCTGTTAACCAATTGAAAAGGTTAATGCCACTAATGTTTAAATAAGTTAACCTGATAACCTAACCTACTATGAAAAGACAATATAGTAATTGGTAAAAATTTTTGCCTTTATTCCAAATAAAACTTACATCTATGGGTACCTTTTTTATGAATCAAACCCAGATAACAGTTGAAGTACTTCCAATAACTTTTCTTGGTTCTGGTTGTTTGGTTGGGTATAATCAAATCTCCATGAGGTTTTGGTGCAAAACTCACACTTGACCACTTGTTTGATGCAAAAATGGCATTAACCAAATTTCTAAGTTAAATTCTTACTATATTAGAAATGCATTTAGGGTTATGtttgtgtaaaaatattttataatgataagagaatactataaaaaattataataatttgacttgtatttcaaatataaacagttTTTGACGTTTCAAACAGCGGAGAATGTGAGTTTTGCATCTATACCCCTCAACTCTTGCCTTTTCATCGGGGCAAATCGCATTATATTGTACTTTTTCGTTACGtctccaagaaattcattttttctgcAGCATTTAATAAGCATTAGTCAAGCATTTAATTATACAGGCCCTAACGAGACCACACGAGTCTATACTTCTTCAACAAACCATATTTTCTGCTGAGAAATAtcggaaaagtaattttttcgtgATGTCCAAgaataggaatttttttttcaaaatttttttatcattgaaaaaatgagaaattaattATGGAAGCATtctacttcaattatttattgattttgcaCTTTTAACTTGCATGGCTCTGCTAACTTTTTACTAAACTTAGCAGAACAGCGAATTTCTCAAAGATTATCATTTCGTAAAATGGTACTTAATTAGCATTTAATTTTCCGCTTATTGTTTTTCTGTCTGCTCATATTGCTCTGCTAACTTTAGTGACATCAATTCTTATGCATTACGAATaagactatttattttatacacacAGCATCTAACGTAAGTACAAACAACTGTCGAATAAAATTGCAATTGATAAGCTATGAAATATCAATAGTCAAAACAAATCTGAAATCTTACTCagtaatcaaaaatttatataaccGAACGCAAAGCGAGTAGTGAGCTCCAAATAAAGTGGATTGCCGAGTCGATACCGAACAGAGTCATCAGATGTACATAGCTGCGTAATACGAACGGAGTAATTATTACTGATCTTCTAATAACCCCTAATGTCGAAAGATGCTTTACATGTGATTTGGAcatatcatatttttcaatgtgCCGCACGGCCAAGCAATAAATTTCGATCCTTTATTGCACATATCTCGGTTTCTAATTACAAATACAGAGAaatgtaaaacaattttttggaatattttttaccACCTTCTTTTTGGAGTAATGGACAGTTGTTCATCGTAACGATAGGTCAAGTATCTTGCTTAAAGGTGAATGTCACATGATCAGTTTGGAGGTATTCCTTTTCGTCCATTTACCGATTTTGTTAGTGTGTTAGCGTTTTTTAGGAGGTTGTATGATCTGAAAACGTGGCTATGATAATGACGGCTGTTGTATAGAGATCAGATATGTAAAGCAGATATAAATTAGGTCCTAGCACGCTGCCGTGCAGTCCCCATATTGTATCGGTATCAAATGTATGAGTGTGATTCCCTATATATCATTTCAAAATGTCTCTCTGCCAGGTGAGACTACAGCATAACAAATAAAGTGTATGGTAAGttcatattcattttgaacAGCGGTCCTTCTTGCCAATCCTTTGAGACGAAATGTACTTTCATAAGATTCGATACTTCACTAGTTACTGCTCTCAC from Diorhabda sublineata isolate icDioSubl1.1 chromosome 8, icDioSubl1.1, whole genome shotgun sequence carries:
- the LOC130448275 gene encoding uncharacterized protein LOC130448275 is translated as MDKIPKQDEIMILGDFNGRIGNEVISGIKNRFNEETLNSNEEQLIQFCAYNELRINNTLYPHKQQHKYTFENTRGHKSIIDYIITNRNIHPSKILDVRTLTSVNTGTNHHMVLAIMRNCVQRKTQNKPKVTEKLNIESLSDDTTKYLYQQRLRKAINENKILKDDTVELAWKRLSTNIRTAAEEALGKLKVNLNGKPNTKPWFTHEIKSLAEEKRKAYLQYRSQTITYADYKVVRNRTNMEIQTIKRQFWEKYSSDMENDLYGGQKKDLEYDKEHQKTNQ